The Cicer arietinum cultivar CDC Frontier isolate Library 1 chromosome 1, Cicar.CDCFrontier_v2.0, whole genome shotgun sequence genome contains the following window.
ATTGTTTCCATGCTTTCAGTACCATCTGTTTTCTTTAGGCCAAAAGACCGAGCAGAGGAGAGTGATGCTGCACGCGAAAGATTTTTTGTGCCCGAATCCGATCATTTAACCCTTTACAATGTTTATCAGCAATGGAAACAACACGATTACAGAGGTGATTGGTGTAATGACCATTATCTGCACGTTAAAGGTCTAAGAAAGGCTAGAGAAGTGAGATCCCAGCTGCTTGATATTCTCAAGACTCTAAAAATTCCCTTAACTACATGTTTTCCGGATACAGATGTCGTCAGAAAAGCAATTTGTTCTGCGTACTTCCACAATTCAGCAAGATTAAAGGGCGTCGGGGAGTATGTTAACTCCCGGAATGGGATGCCATGTCATCTACACCCCAGTAGTGCTCTCTACGGCATGGGTTGTACTCCTGATTATGTGGTTTATCACGAGTTGATCCTTACCACGAAGGAGTACATGCAGTGCGCCACAGCGGTGGAGCCCCATTGGCTCGCTGAGCTGGGACCCATGTTTTTCTCTGTGAAGGAGTCTGATACATCACTACTGGAGCATAAAAAGAAACAGAAACAAGAGAAAACGGCCATGGAGGAGGAGATGGAGAATTTAAAGAAGACGCAAGCAGAGtttgagagagaaaataaaCAGAGGGAGAAGGAAAAGATGGCTAAGAATCAGCAGCAGATTTCCATGCCAGGTTTAAAAAAGGGTTCTACCACATTCTTGAGACCAAAAAGATTTGGTTTGTAAATGTTGTATAATGAGTAATCGAAAAAAAACCTACATTCCGATTTTAATGAGTAATCGAAAAAGTATGAATTATTTGGTTGTTGTTTgaagttgatttttgttttttcaaggCTACTTCTTGCTCTTGAGGTTACTCATAGGAATTTTGTTATAACACATTCATACTTGATTTCacttatgtatttatttcattcaCTGTTGTAATGAAGAAATGCATCGATCACCCCAACTTGTAATACATTGTTTCAGTTGTCATCTATTATGCTTTCACTGTGCAAagcttgtttttttctttttcttttcatgtCAATAATAgatcataattattaaatatttgacttAATTCGTaattacttcaaaattcaaacaagTAAATGTTTGTGATACTCAAAATTCATAGAATATCGCCACTTTGTACGATGAATTTGTCACACTCATGTCCACTTCTAACAATGATTAAATATGATAACGAAGATCAATGacaacaaaacaataaagaaCATCCAAGATACGAAGAGGTCCTAAGACGAGACAAGTGCAAAAACACAATTTGAAGATAACATTTAGGGTTATAAAGGAACGATAAAAAAAGAGATAGTTCAAACGATGAACCACCATGAGGGGTGACTTTGTCAAGTATCTCGAATCTGAGATGGGAGGGGGAGAGAATTAATTTAGACTTCAATGATCAATATCCTTCATAAAGTGCATTTTGAAGAATTCCATTATCCTTTCGATTGACCaaactatttttgaaaaatactttGTAGCTTTTCCACACCCAAAGCAATCTTGGAGAAGTTGAAATACTAGGATGCTCGAACAAGATCTAACACAATATATTAAATACcagtattttttaaatcaatgaaattgacaaattttaattttgaatctaATACAAATTTTATGGGTTTCTAGTTGGTACATTCGGCGAAATTTTATTGTCTCACTACAATATtgaaaaaacacaatttatgAATTTCTATAAAACCAAAATGAATATACTTTTTTTCTGAGTGAGTATATAATCAAATTATACTCATAGAAGGTGGAGATCTGTTGACTCCATAATTATTCCAtaaataattccaaaaataactatgtaatatatatatatatagagaggaCATATACGAAAAGCAGAATAAAAGACCACAAAGAccgataatttattaaaatttagaagCATTGAAGCAACCCTATCCCAAATAAATTAAcctaaaaatattcaaatgtGTAGTTCAACCAACCCAACAAATAACGCATTTACATGAAACCCCAAAACATATATTGATATGGTAATGgggtaataattaattaaacaaaattcataCTACAATTCAGTCGGTTCTTCAAGCACAGCAAATTTAAGACTTCTCATCAATGTTAACATTATTATACCTTTCCGCCTCAAACTGCATAAACGTTAATATCAATCTTTGAACCTTCACCCATTTGAACATTGAGTGCTGGAATTTCTTTAGTTCCTGGAAAAAGGGTGAAACAAGCAagataaaaattgattattgcGAAAAATCAAGTTGAATATTAAGTGATTTATATTTAGGTACATTCATAGAAAAATGAGTTGAACTATAAATTTGAGGCTCAAAATCAATTGCAGAGGCAAAAATTTCAAGTTAGAACTAATTCTAAAGACAAAATCAGTTATACTTAATATTCAAACATGTAAAAATCAATTTTCCAGATACAGACTCAATTTTTGCAGTAAAACATAGTCTTCCAAACATATAACAATTTGAGAGAAGAATAGCACTTACAGCTTCTGCTGAGTCACTAGTTCCAATAATCATCTATGCTCCGAAGTATTGGATCATTTCATCATCACCCAAGAAATCATCTAAATGGAATGGTGGACTGTTAAGTCCTCCAAAATCAAATGACAAGTTACTGATTGGCGAGCCAAAGAAGGGATCTATAGGCCGATCGAGCTCATTTTGGAACGCGTCTTTGCCGAAATAATTCAAGTCTCCTCCATTAATTTCATCACCTTTCATTTGTGCTGCACCTGCAGGCATAGATATTGCAGAGTTCTCCGGCCTAATTGGTTCACTGTTTCCGGGCTGCAAATGCTGCCCATCGTGGCTAGGACCATATCCAGCCACTGGATTGTAAATATTATAAGCAGCTTCGTGTGGCATGTTGGGTATGTTGGGGTTTTGCAACTGAGGATAGTGCAATGGCCTTCCACCCATATACACATTTTCTGAGGATATCATATTGTTTGCATGCAGATAAGAGATATGATCAAACTCGGGTGCTGGTAGCTGAGCTGGCACCTCGTGTCCTTTATTCGGCAATCTCAAAACAGAATCTGTCCCGTTGCCCTGTTCATTTTCATGAGGAATCTGGAGTCCGACAACCTGTGCTTCTGTTTCGTTCATATTTGGCATTTTGCTTCTAGGTTCAACATGCAAAATTTCATTGTCAGATTGCGCTGGTAATTTTTCGGTTGCACTTGACTTCGAACGGGGTCTTTTCTTTCTAGGTTGCTTCTTAGCTTGATCTGTATATTGAACAGGATTCCTGCGCGAGTTATCTGATGGTTCGGTATCCATAAACTGATTGCTTCTGTCTTCTTTAGAAGAAACAGAACCAACGCCATCATCAGTGATACCGTCAACATCGTAGTTACTAGCACTGCTAGCAGCAGCTTGCTTATTCTCGACAGGAACACCAGGTGGCATTTCGGTTATTCCAGACGTACCGTTATCACTACTTGGCTGCCTAATGAGAGCTTCTTCTCGACTTAATACACCCAACCAAATCGAACTTTCCTTTGCTGTCATCTTGTCTTGCAAGCATTTTGATTGGCGGACGTGCCTCCTTATTTTTGCAATATCGGGCGACATGTGCTTTATAACAGCAGTTAACACTCCCACTTTCCACATCTTCTTCAAATCATGTGGCTTCTTATACGGAGGACTCTGACCATGAGGTAAATTCAAATGCGACCACCAATCTTCATTCCCAGTTGGCCACCAAGGCGGGGGAATACCCTTTTCCAACGGATATTTCCTCTGAGGAGGATCACAATGTTGCATCAAAGAAGATAAGAGTGACCCAAGTGTTGCATCTTGCAGGTCTTGAAGCATGCTCTGGGAGTTCCCATTTCGGTTATTATCAGCCTCGCTCATAGCAAGACACTCTGCTTCGTACTTGGCTATGGCTGCAGGGCCGTTCTTATCGAATTTCACCCTTTCTTTCCACCAAGCTCTTATGTTATCTGAAGAACCACTAACAGGCTTTCCCTTCTCAGGAATGATTCCATACACAAATCCACGCGCTTTGCAGACTTCCATAAGCTTCAGCATATACTTAAGAATCCCATCTTGAGCCCTCGACATTTTCTTTCTGCGAGCTTGATCAGTTGACTGCCTTGGCTTTTGCTTCTCTGCAGCTTGCTGTGCCGCAAGCTTTTGTTTTTCCTTGAGCCTTTTGAGTTTGATACGATCCTTCCACATCCGCCTCTCCAAATCTTCTGGTTCAATCTCTTCATCGCTGACATCTTTCTCAGCTATATTGTGATATCTAATATCGTCAACATCTATATCTGAGCTGTGGTTCAGCACAACACCATTAATCAGAACATGCTCCAATCAATATATAACAAGTTCTCTAAACTTGATTGCTAAGAAAAAtctatcaaacaaaataaaatgacaCATACTTTGAACTTAAAGAATAGGTCGAATTGGCCTCcaaagatacaaaagataaacTTGCATATTCTAAATGATTATTGAAACattaaacatattaaaatgCAAACTATTTAACAGTTaaacttaaaattattatatttcaaccCTAAGGACCAGACGAGAGCTATAAAACACGGATACTCACACGAACACAACACcagtaataatttgagaaaatgaattaattgaatgtaatcaaggTGTCAATACCATGTCAGTGAAGTTGGACACTGACACAAGTTGGACACCGAGAATTACGCCTTTGATCAAAAAGTGTTGGTGCTACATAGGACAAGAGACAAACATCTTTACCAATTTAACAACATTAAAGTTCCCAAAGATTTCACACAGAAGATATAATAGATTGACTAGATTCATCAGTAACATTATTGCACAGTAGTTCAAATTATCAATCAAATTGAAAACTTACAAACTGTTGAAAATTTATATAGGATTAATCTCAACAACACATAGACACAATCCAACTAAGTCAATTCTTGATAAAATCAGATAAAATTCATGGAGCAAAGCTACaattatccaaaaataaaataaatcattgaaaaagaaaaaagaaaaaactaaaaaaaaaatctaagagAATCAAGAAACATgtcacataaataaaaaataaaaaataaaaaactaaattgaagAACTTTTGACACATACCAAACATCAGCTCCAATTTCTTCAATATCACCCATCTATGAAAATTGGTGCGAAAGATTACACGAAGGATGAATTTGCGAATTGCAATCACAAAAAAATGAACGATTCGTTGTGGGTACGCTgcgtttttattttattttattttattgttgatgGAGATGACGACGATGACGAATTCACCAATAAATCATAAGAACCCAAAAAGGGTTTTGATTTTGCGACCCAAATTGtccccaatttttttaattcaattcatTTCGGTGATGCTTTAGATAAATAgttaagagagagagagagagaggagagAGAAAAAcagagagaagagagagaaaatgtGAAGATTCCATACATTACTCCAAATTCATGTATACTGTGTACCTTAGCCCTCAATCAGTCAACTTTATTCCTTTTGGGTCTATAATATCATTccataattctttttatttttatttttttgaaaagacatagtatcatttaaatataaatacatacCATACTATTTTTTGGTACCatggaaaagaaaaaggaaatctatataataatataatataactttaaaataattataatttattgtctATTTTACTACaatatttttatctataaatctcgttaacataatatttatttttaaattaaaatttatactatagaaaaataacatttcaaaGGCAATTACcaatttttataagattttttttagcaCAATCTTATCTTTTacaatttagttattttatcttaaaaatacGGTTTTTcctcaaattaaattattatttaaaaatataaaaaatatattaaaatttaaatttggagTATCATTCTCCtatcttaaatttatttaataaaaaaattagaatataaataaatttatatgacATAAATATCAAGCAaacatttcataaaaaaaatcaacaagttaaattaaaatgaacatTATACAATAAAAcacaatagaaaatatatacaattaaacacaatatagAAAGATacacttttataaatataactcAATTACTACATGCAATGCAACGACATTAATATAagattttaagattttttactTTTCAGACGTTTAGTATATGTGAGGTTAGTCACTAAACacataaatacattaatatttgtttcttttgccgataattaataataatggtagtcatcaaaatcaaaaatagtcgctaagtattttttttctttttataatttaaaattgcaTTAATAAAAAGAGGAGAACAAAAGCATGAGGGgtatatatttaacaaaaaaaattaaatgttagtTGAACTTTAGACACTtaaggaaataatttttttttgtaaaagagatgataaatactattaaaattcatacacaattgtaaattttttagttttatctcaaaacataacatttaatttaatagtattaatatttattagttaaattaaaacttaaaaaactgAAACGTGgtttttataataaagaaacaacatttttgataaaataacaaACCATTACTATGTTGACATTCATTTAGTTATTcccttatttattattctgtatttaaattaatctaatttaatttaatactatatattatttaatttttatgcatTATCATGTAACTAAATACAAtactattttaatattatatttagtgAATTTAAAACtacatattattaaataaatgactaaaatatataaattaaattatattagatAAACATATCACGACATTAGAAAAAGTTATAACAAAAAGCAAAATATAATGGAAAATTACAGTATATTCAGATTAACacaataacatattttaaaataaaggtaTATAAAAACAATGTATTTAGACTGCTTAAAAAACGATgtattttaaacatattaatgttattatacttattttttttttttacatttttttttctgaactaaatttattatataaactaaatttaatCTTCAGTcagacaaaaattaaaatttttagaccagttaaatttcatttaaaaaaaggCTTAAAGTTGCCTTAAAAAAGGTTTAAAATTACTTGATTGATAATGACCAGGCTACCACCTCAAATAGTGTTAAATATTTGGTTGATCTCTTTATTCTCGTTGAAATTATTGTAGATATTCCTACAAGTTGCAGGGTCTCTTATTCTAAACTTTAACtttttaaggtttttttttttaattgttattgtcaaataaagtttttcaattGTTAAATAGACACTCTAGATTTGTGATGTATCAATGAATCGTgagtgtttttttattaaattcgttcgtatttaacttttatgaaattttaaagaattacaCTGACATCATATTCATTAAtacactatttttaaaatatttttttttcataattttattattctaaaatgaattatttattttaaagaataaaataaataatatttattattgattattaaataatttttttcttcatataatatatatgattgaattatattaatatcaACTATTAATCTAATCACTTCACTTCactaatttttcaatttaaatgagtcaaatctatttttaaattagttgaaatttttaaatctCACTAAATTTATGTAAGATCTACGTAATATAGTATAGTTAGTTTGAATTTCAATCAATTAGAGaatgtatattaaaaataaggttaaaatataatttgtgtcccctcattttattaaatcaacaGTTTTAGTATAGACTTTGGTTcccattttttaaattattcacaTTTGACCATCTTcttaatttgaatttcaatttagttatgtaataataatttaaataatatgtaCATGATGAACTGAAAAACTAAAGCAAtgtgaaatataaatttaattctaaattactTAATAGCACCCTagtaatatttgaaaataaaaataaaaataaaaataatttatatttattttccttGCTTTAAAagtttcacaaaaaaaaaaaaaatcaatctaatatatatttaaaagtaaaatacatttaatattatataactacTTTTATTCCATCAATTGACACCTAATTAAAGATATGAATATTTTAgtctaaaatacttttttacCCAACTTACTAGCTACTAaccaatatatattttatttgctcTCTATTATCAAATGTATTATTTGTTTCAACGTATTATTTATtaactaatataatttatttattctatattatttaatgtattttttttgtttctctaCCTATTAACTAATGTATATGCTTTTTCGTCCTTTCACATTTAGATTTATATTCCAATTTCACAATTCATTTCAAATCTAAATTAGTTCCTTCTTACAtattatttattgcattttattctttatttctCTCATTATTGATAATCGCAAGAACTTATATTTGATTAGagatttttaaatgataaatataaaaaaatattgaataaacatttatcattgataataaatataaaataaataatacttatttatcACTAATATGAAGAAAGAaacatagaaaaaatatttttcattaataaaaaaaaaatataaaacacataTTTGACATTGAtgaattctaaaaaaaatacgagattaatatttatcactgaaaatataaaaaatttaatatatacatatgaggagcatatcaaataaaaaaagttttacacggaataaaatcttatttatatttatttattcttttaaaatttattaaagtgaaactaaataatttaaaattaaatttaaattatacattatcatgattttttactttttcatcTCAACATCGCTTAAATTATTGCCACATCatcaaaactattattatttatcgGACATGCACTTGAAAAACTAGTgcataattttctatatttttagtCATTCTTTGGGTTGAAAGAAGCATATTTTCCCTTCACTTATTTATTCGAGTCCTTATGCCGGAATTAATTCAGCCATGTTTGAGCCTATCACGTGAGAGCACCATAATTGAGTTATCcacacactaattttaaattaaccCACCTAAATTTAGATAAAGCATAGCACTAGATTTTTGTCTCAAACTACATTAgattcttctatttattttataataattagatTCTTCTTATTGATTAAGAGATATTTATAATTCCATAATAACTCACATTATTATGTGGTGACAAATGCTACAACATCAAATCATTAAAAAGCTTGACGTAACATTTGTTTAGCATAAAAAACAAACTAGTTGAATGATGTAATAAATATACACCACTACTTAATTTTACTTCAACTCCTAAATATTGAAtgtcttattttaaattcaatcaaaaaatttcataattgtGACTGATTTATGatgatatttatcttttatttgaaTTCTAAATCTCATAGTTGGAACAaatttacattaatatttatgattCATTCGTTATgcggaagaaaaaaaatacacgataatcatatatatatagtataaaaagtgaaataataatatatttatctatCTTGATCTAATGATTTCTCCTTTCATGGCAAgagacaatgcagcaagattaGCTTGATTCTCCAGTTGAACACCAGGCATAACCA
Protein-coding sequences here:
- the LOC101514824 gene encoding ETHYLENE INSENSITIVE 3-like 3 protein: MGDIEEIGADVCSDIDVDDIRYHNIAEKDVSDEEIEPEDLERRMWKDRIKLKRLKEKQKLAAQQAAEKQKPRQSTDQARRKKMSRAQDGILKYMLKLMEVCKARGFVYGIIPEKGKPVSGSSDNIRAWWKERVKFDKNGPAAIAKYEAECLAMSEADNNRNGNSQSMLQDLQDATLGSLLSSLMQHCDPPQRKYPLEKGIPPPWWPTGNEDWWSHLNLPHGQSPPYKKPHDLKKMWKVGVLTAVIKHMSPDIAKIRRHVRQSKCLQDKMTAKESSIWLGVLSREEALIRQPSSDNGTSGITEMPPGVPVENKQAAASSASNYDVDGITDDGVGSVSSKEDRSNQFMDTEPSDNSRRNPVQYTDQAKKQPRKKRPRSKSSATEKLPAQSDNEILHVEPRSKMPNMNETEAQVVGLQIPHENEQGNGTDSVLRLPNKGHEVPAQLPAPEFDHISYLHANNMISSENVYMGGRPLHYPQLQNPNIPNMPHEAAYNIYNPVAGYGPSHDGQHLQPGNSEPIRPENSAISMPAGAAQMKGDEINGGDLNYFGKDAFQNELDRPIDPFFGSPISNLSFDFGGLNSPPFHLDDFLGDDEMIQYFGA